From the genome of Edaphobacter dinghuensis, one region includes:
- a CDS encoding GH39 family glycosyl hydrolase, whose amino-acid sequence MTRLPKWVLFALVCMFTSSCIVCAQDATKPDEVKVDWAKVVQLSRSTPTLQVVVNPQLLRGAKLHDSSFAALHMLGADYVRYVPWLPYPRQAVAELSAPANGKTSWDFSHIDPTLDDFMQATAGHSVILNFSTIPAWMYKTEKPVTFPDDPNQVFWDYTQGTELRDPSMKEVSEYYARLLSWYTKGGFTDEYGKRWESGHHYKIPYWEVLNEIEFEHHWTPQEYTRFYDTVTAAMRKVDPNIKFVALALANPSKHPEMFEYFLNPANHRKGAPLDFISYHFYASPTPDQNLDDWQYTFFDQADGFLNTVRYVEEIRKRYSPSTKTDLDELGVILTEDEKEISHPGYVAKPEPQGYWNLDGAMYAYIYSEAAKMGIDVLGESQLVGYPSQFPSVSMMNYNTTDPNPRFWVLKLLKDHFGPGDKLVETTNPSRSIYAQAFASSHGKMLLVINKRNRAEQLALPTDAEGATVSLVAPSTGDHAPAQETLSDHVLSLQPFEVAVVQYK is encoded by the coding sequence ATGACGAGATTGCCAAAGTGGGTCCTGTTCGCACTGGTCTGTATGTTCACGAGTTCCTGCATTGTCTGCGCGCAGGATGCGACCAAGCCCGATGAGGTGAAGGTTGATTGGGCAAAGGTGGTTCAATTGTCGAGATCAACCCCCACCCTGCAGGTGGTGGTGAATCCGCAGCTTCTTCGTGGAGCTAAACTCCATGACTCTTCGTTTGCGGCGTTGCACATGCTGGGCGCGGACTATGTGCGATATGTTCCATGGCTCCCCTATCCGCGGCAGGCAGTAGCAGAGTTGAGTGCACCTGCCAACGGCAAGACGTCGTGGGACTTCTCTCACATCGACCCGACGCTCGACGACTTTATGCAGGCAACGGCAGGACATTCGGTCATCCTCAACTTCAGCACGATCCCGGCTTGGATGTACAAGACCGAAAAGCCTGTCACCTTCCCCGACGATCCAAATCAGGTATTCTGGGATTACACGCAGGGCACAGAGCTTCGCGATCCATCGATGAAGGAGGTCTCGGAGTACTATGCGCGGCTGCTGAGCTGGTATACCAAGGGCGGCTTTACCGACGAGTATGGCAAGCGATGGGAGTCGGGCCATCACTATAAGATCCCATACTGGGAGGTGCTCAACGAGATTGAGTTTGAGCACCACTGGACTCCGCAGGAGTACACCAGGTTCTATGACACGGTGACAGCGGCGATGCGAAAGGTCGACCCGAATATTAAGTTCGTTGCATTGGCACTCGCAAACCCGAGCAAGCATCCTGAGATGTTTGAATATTTTTTGAATCCGGCAAATCACAGGAAAGGCGCTCCGCTGGACTTTATCAGCTACCACTTCTATGCGTCCCCAACACCAGACCAGAACCTCGATGACTGGCAGTACACCTTCTTCGATCAGGCGGACGGTTTCCTGAATACAGTGCGCTATGTCGAGGAAATTCGTAAGCGCTACTCCCCATCGACAAAGACCGATCTTGATGAGCTGGGAGTAATTCTGACGGAGGATGAAAAGGAGATAAGCCACCCTGGCTACGTGGCCAAGCCTGAGCCACAGGGATACTGGAATCTTGATGGAGCGATGTATGCCTACATCTACTCAGAGGCTGCAAAGATGGGCATCGACGTTCTGGGAGAATCGCAGTTGGTAGGTTATCCATCGCAGTTTCCCAGCGTAAGCATGATGAACTACAACACAACCGACCCGAATCCACGGTTCTGGGTGCTCAAGCTGCTCAAAGATCATTTTGGCCCGGGAGATAAATTGGTAGAGACAACCAACCCCAGTCGATCGATCTACGCGCAGGCCTTTGCTTCTAGCCATGGCAAGATGCTGCTGGTTATCAATAAGCGTAATCGCGCAGAACAACTTGCATTGCCGACAGACGCCGAAGGAGCCACTGTATCTCTGGTTGCACCCTCGACCGGCGATCATGCACCAGCTCAGGAGACTCTGTCAGACCATGTTCTTTCCTTACAACCGTTCGAAGTTGCTGTGGTGCAGTACAAGTGA
- a CDS encoding substrate-binding domain-containing protein: MKKKRTKEPAAPLPAEHPDYTIQSVARACTILKCFDRHRATLGLNEIAARSDLSKPTAYRMLSTLVACGMLERREKNCYRLTMTQWHPKKFRLGYASQSEEFSFSRLVSESICSSAYDAGVDLLVLNNRYSPKAAVRNAETFVRERVDLVIEFQTNQQSASIVASKLIEADIPIIAIDIPHPGAHYYGANNYRAGLIGGHALAQACLSRWGGAVDEVILLELPMAGPLPRSRLTGILAGIREVLPKLPEQRVRFINGNGQYEISLDVMRKHLRKSKANHVLIGGMNDPSCLGALRAFEEAGREEHCLAVGQNASIEARRELRQPRSRLVGSVSYFPEQYGEAVISLALDKLQGKDIPPATFVKHQLITKENVDSIYPNDGLISMADGDALLFSKR, encoded by the coding sequence GTGAAGAAGAAGCGCACAAAAGAGCCTGCTGCCCCACTCCCGGCGGAGCATCCCGATTACACCATTCAGTCTGTCGCTCGCGCATGCACTATTCTCAAATGTTTTGATCGCCATCGGGCAACACTTGGCCTCAATGAGATTGCTGCTCGGAGTGATCTCAGCAAACCTACTGCTTACCGCATGTTGTCGACCCTCGTCGCATGCGGCATGTTGGAGCGCCGCGAGAAGAATTGCTACCGGCTCACCATGACACAGTGGCACCCGAAGAAGTTTCGCCTGGGCTATGCCTCGCAAAGCGAAGAGTTCTCTTTCTCGCGCCTGGTCTCAGAAAGCATTTGCAGCAGTGCCTACGACGCCGGAGTCGATCTGCTGGTGCTCAACAATCGCTATAGCCCGAAGGCCGCGGTGCGCAACGCAGAGACGTTCGTACGTGAACGTGTTGATCTGGTTATTGAGTTTCAGACTAATCAACAGAGCGCCTCTATCGTTGCCTCAAAGCTCATTGAAGCCGACATTCCTATTATTGCGATCGATATTCCTCACCCAGGAGCGCACTACTATGGCGCGAACAACTACCGTGCCGGGCTGATCGGCGGTCACGCGCTTGCCCAAGCCTGTCTGAGCCGCTGGGGTGGAGCAGTCGACGAAGTTATCCTGCTTGAACTTCCTATGGCAGGCCCACTTCCCCGTTCGCGACTTACCGGCATTCTCGCTGGCATACGTGAGGTTTTACCGAAGCTTCCTGAGCAGCGGGTCCGCTTCATCAATGGAAATGGACAATACGAGATCAGCCTGGATGTGATGCGTAAACATCTTAGGAAGAGCAAGGCTAATCATGTACTGATCGGTGGAATGAACGATCCCAGCTGCCTTGGCGCATTGCGTGCCTTTGAAGAGGCAGGTCGCGAAGAGCACTGCCTTGCTGTAGGACAGAATGCAAGCATTGAGGCGCGGCGTGAGCTGAGGCAACCTCGCTCTCGTCTCGTAGGTTCCGTAAGTTATTTTCCGGAACAGTATGGAGAGGCTGTCATCTCGCTTGCTCTTGATAAGCTGCAGGGGAAAGACATCCCCCCCGCGACCTTCGTTAAGCATCAGCTCATCACAAAAGAGAACGTCGATTCCATCTATCCCAACGATGGCCTCATCTCTATGGCCGATGGCGACGCCCTGCTCTTCAGCAAACGATGA
- a CDS encoding L-rhamnose mutarotase produces the protein MQRIAFQLRIKAGKIAEYDEAHRHVWPELMTELESFGVSEYSIFRRDQQLFLYMQVVDYDELTKCLETSPVNLQWQKMMAPLFEPVPGLRPGEKQAMMMEVFFMKGRAKTQDADAREDEI, from the coding sequence GTGCAACGAATCGCCTTTCAGTTACGAATTAAGGCAGGCAAGATCGCAGAGTACGACGAAGCCCATCGACACGTATGGCCGGAGCTTATGACGGAACTCGAATCGTTTGGCGTCTCTGAGTACTCCATCTTTAGGCGCGACCAGCAATTATTTCTCTATATGCAGGTAGTTGATTATGACGAATTGACGAAGTGTCTTGAAACCAGCCCGGTGAATCTTCAATGGCAAAAGATGATGGCTCCACTCTTTGAGCCTGTTCCCGGCCTTCGCCCCGGAGAGAAGCAAGCGATGATGATGGAGGTCTTCTTTATGAAGGGAAGAGCAAAGACGCAAGATGCGGATGCAAGAGAAGACGAAATATGA